From Anopheles darlingi chromosome 2, idAnoDarlMG_H_01, whole genome shotgun sequence, the proteins below share one genomic window:
- the LOC125951058 gene encoding beta-ureidopropionase yields MSDTNFKSLEDVLNKHIPSEELGEVKRVLYGRSDDNELKFSDETISLAKDVDVELKGYVFNARKEDLRRPRIVRVAAIQNTVDIPTTAPIHVQRDALHEKISNILRVAVSAGVNIVCLQEAWTMPFGFCTREKIWCEFAEDVENGPTTNMLKELAKQYNMVIISPILERDSDHHDTIFNTAVVISNTGAYIGKHRKNHIPRVGDFNESSYYFEGDTGHPVFETQFGRIGINICYGRHHPQNWMMFGINGAEIVFNPSATVGALSEPLWGIEARNAAIANGYFAVAINRVGTEVFPNEFTSGNGLPAHKDFGPFYGSSYVAAPDGSRTPGLSRDKNGLLVVEMDLNLCRQVKDFWGFQMTQRLPLYAESLAKAIKPDYKPQIIRE; encoded by the exons ATGTCTGATACAAATTTTAAAAGCTTGGAAGATGTtctaaacaaacacattccTTCCGAAGAACTCGGCGAGGTTAAGAGGGTCCTCTATGGACGATCGGACGA CAACGAGCTGAAATTTTCGGACGAAACCATTTCATTGGCAAAGGATGTAGATGTCGAGTTGAAGGGATACGTGTTTAATGCACGTAAAGAAGACTTGAGGAGGCCAAGGATCGTGCGTGTCGCCGCCATCCAAAATACCGTCGATATACCAACGACTGCCCCAATTCATGTACAACGTGATGCCTTGCACGAGAAAATATCGAACATTTTAAGAGTAGCTGTTTCAGCTGGTGTTAATATCGTTTGCTTGCAGGAAGCATGGA cTATGCCTTTTGGCTTTTGTACACGCGAAAAAATTTGGTGTGAGTTTGCAGAGGATGTTGAAAATGGACCTACCACGAACATGCTGAAGGAGTTAGCCAAGCAATATAATATGGTGATCATCTCTCCTATACTTGAGCGTGACTCGGACCATCATGACACAATATTTAATACGGCTGTCGTGATATCCAACACCGGTGCCTATATTGGCAAGCATCGCAAAAACCATATTCCTCGTGTGGGAGATTTTAATGAATCGTCGTACTATTTCGAGGGAGACACGGGGCATCCTGTCTTTGAGACTCAGTTTGGACGTATAGGCATTAACATTTGCTATGGACGCCACCACCCACAAAATTGGATGATGTTTGGCATCAACGGCGCAGAGATTGTATTCAATCCATCTGCAACG GTTGGTGCACTAAGTGAACCTCTGTGGGGTATCGAGGCAAGAAATGCAGCTATTGCAAATGGCTACTTTGCGGTCGCAATCAATCGCGTCGGAACGGAAGTGTTTCCCAATGAGTTTACTTCTGGCAATGGGCTACCAGCACACAAGGACTTTGGACCGTTTTACGGATCGTCCTATGTGGCAGCTCCAGATGGTTCGCGAACTCCGGGTCTTTCCCGAGATAAGAACGGATTACTTGTAGTAGAGATGGATTTGAACCTTTGTCGGCAGGTAAAGGATTTCTGGGGCTTTCAGATGACTCAACGTCTACCTCTGTATGCCGAATCTCTGGCCAAAGCTATAAAACCAGATTACAAACCTCAGATAATAAGAGAATAA
- the LOC125959663 gene encoding mitochondrial import receptor subunit TOM7 homolog: MLSPDVKERLGVVFEVVKTSFHWGFIPTLLYLGFRKGAEPGMPPIAITNILW; the protein is encoded by the exons ATGCTTTCCCCGGACGTTAAAGAACGGCTTGGCGTCGTTTTCGAGGTAGTTAAAACCTCTTTCCACTGGGGTTTCATCCCAACCCTGTTGTATTTAG GATTCCGCAAAGGAGCAGAGCCGGGAATGCCGCCAATTGCGATTACCAACATTCTGTGGTAG
- the LOC125959664 gene encoding uncharacterized protein LOC125959664, with the protein MKTTQALRYAVRLNYGQVNSITGKSTDRNTTRSAALLAALGIGLSSFSMKQMLAKSSKKSH; encoded by the exons ATGAAAACGACACAGGCTCTTCGGTACGCAGTGCGTCTCAACTATGGACAG GTTAACAGCATCACCGGAAAGTCCACAGATCGAAACACGACTAGATCGGCGGCACTGCTGGCAGCACTTGGTATTGGGTTATCATCATTCAGTATGAAGCAGATGCTTGCGAAATCAAGCAAAAAAAGCCATTAA
- the LOC125951054 gene encoding methylcrotonoyl-CoA carboxylase subunit alpha, mitochondrial → MFHKLRTAAASFRGFSTSCAVRSKNVPQRQIKKLLIANRGEIACRIMRTANRLGIRTVAVFSDADEKSFHVKMANEAYNIGPPASQQSYLRGDKILEVAKRSGCQAIHPGYGFLSENVEFAELCQKEDVTFIGPPASAIRDMGIKSTSKHIMSAAGVPIINGYHGNDQSDEKLLEEARKIGFPLMIKAVRGGGGKGMRIAETEADFMPMLQSARTESEKAFGDTAMLLERYVRSPRHVEVQVFADHHGNAVYLYERDCSVQRRHQKIIEEAPAPGLSEELRKQLGEAAVRAAKAVNYVGAGTVEFILDKEDLSFHFMEMNTRLQVEHPITEMITGTDLVEWQIKVASGEPLSVTQEDIRKNGHAFEARIYAEDPAGGFLPGAGPLDYLSTPETSATTRVETGVRQGDEVSIHYDPMIAKLVVWGENRASSLQLLIEQLANYQIAGLQTNINFLLDLARHDHFQAADVHTGFIEQHMATLFPKKTVPREKVIQMALAQLLNERVQLGVRTDKIRGPFDAELNFRPNYKPIHSVKLKVIEAEYIVDIEKLDNHYNVRVNGGNWSKVSVHRKPYANRFLLETNIDGHISCFNSIIAAENVTLFDENGMISGEIVQPRFLLSESTMGGVDASSVIAPMPGILDKVLVKPGDTVKIGTPVAVLIAMKMEHVLKAAKDGIVKTIPNAEGSNVKKGTVLLSFE, encoded by the exons ATGTTTCACAAACTGCGCACGGCAGCTGCTAG CTTCCGGGGCTTTTCTACATCGTGTGCCGTTCGAAGCAAAAATGTACCTCAGAGACAAATCAAGAAATTGCTTATTGCCAATCGAGGCGAAATCGCTTGCCGGATTATGCGAACGGCCAACCGCCTCGGCATAAGAACTGTGGCCGTGTtttctgatgctgatgaaaaaTCGTTCCACGTAAAAATG GCAAACGAGGCTTATAATATTGGACCGCCGGCCTCGCAGCAATCCTACTTACGTGGCGATAAAATTCTGGAAGTGGCCAAAAGATCGGGGTGCCAAGCGATTCATCCAGGCTACGGGTTTCTATCGGAAAATGTAGAATTTGCAGAGCTATGTCAAAAAGAAGATGTAACGTTCATTGGCCCACCGGCTAGTGCTATTCGCGACATGGGCATTAAGAGTACATCAAAGCATATCAtgtctgctgccggtgttccTATCATTAATGGATATCATGGAAATGATCAGTCTGATGAGAAGCTCTTAGAAGAAGCACGGAAAATTGGCTTTCCCTTGATGATCAAGGCAGTACGTGGCGGAGGTGGCAAAGGTATGCGCATCGCGGAGACGGAAGCGGATTTTATGCCGATGTTGCAGTCCGCCCGAACCGAGTCGGAGAAGGCATTTGGTGATACGGCTATGCTGTTGGAACGTTACGTACGCTCTCCTCGACACGTTGAAGTACAGGTATTTGCCGATCATCACGGCAATGCCGTGTATCTCTATGAACGCGATTGTTCGGTGCAAAGACGGCATCAGAAAATCATTGAGGAAGCACCCGCCCCTGGGCTCTCGGAGGAGCTACGAAAGCAGCTTGGCGAAGCGGCGGTTCGTGCAGCGAAGGCAGTAAACTATGTTGGTGCCGGTACCGTCGAGTTCATACTTGACAAAGAAGATCTGTCGTTCCATTTCATGGAGATGAACACACGACTCCAGGTGGAGCATCCGATTACTGAGATGATCACTGGCACTGACCTCGTCGAGTGGCAAATTAAAGTGGCTTCCGGTGAACCGCTTTCTGTAACGCAGGAGGATATTCGGAAAAATGGTCACGCTTTCGAAGCACGTATCTACGCAGAAGATCCAGCGGGAGGATTTTTGCCCGGCGCAGGTCCCTTAGACTACCTCTCGACGCCTGAAACGTCGGCAACGACTCGCGTCGAAACGGGAGTACGTCAAGGAGACGAAGTTTCGATTCATTACGATCCAATGATTGCTAAGTTGGTTGTATGGGGAGAGAACAGAGCCAGCAGCCTTCAGTTGTTGATTGAACAGTTAGCAAACTATCAGATAGCTGGTCTGCAAACCAACATCAATTTTCTTTTGGATCTTGCTCGCCATGATCATTTCCAGGCAGCAGATGTGCATACTGGTTTCATCGAGCAGCATATGGCCACATtgtttcccaaaaaaacggttccTAGAGAGAAAGTGATACAGATGGCATTAGCTCAATTGCTGAACGAACGAGTTCAATTGGGCGTAAGAACAGATAAAATACGTGGTCCATTCGATGCCGAATTGAACTTCCGACCCAACTACAAACCAATACATTCCGTTAAGTTGAAAGTTATCGAAGCAGAATATATTGTTGACATTGAGAAGCTCGACAATCACTACAACGTTCGCGTAAATGGAGGCAATTGGTCAAAGGTGTCCGTTCATCGCAAGCCATACGCCAACCGTTTTCTCTTGGAAACTAATATCGATGGACATATCTCTTGCTTCAATAGCATAATCGCCGCCGAGAATGTGACCCTGTTTGATGAG AACGGTATGATTAGTGGGGAAATCGTTCAACCACGTTTCCTGCTTTCTGAGAGCACTATGGGCGGTGTTGATGCATCCAGCGTAATAGCTCCGATGCCTGGAATATTGGACAAGGTCCTGGTAAAACCGGGGGATACTGTGAAAATTGGAACACCCGTTGCGGTGCTGAttgcaatgaaaatggaaCATGTGTTAAAGGCTGCTAAGGATGGCATTGTGAAGACAATTCCCAACGCCGAGGGCAGTAATGTAAAGAAAGGAACCGTCTTATTATCTTTCGAATGA
- the LOC125952874 gene encoding ER lumen protein-retaining receptor translates to MNIFRLSGDLSHLLAIILLLIKIWKTRSCAGISGKSQILFAIVYVSRYLDLVTTYISLYNTFMKLVFISAAIATIYLMYVKFKATYDHNHDSFRIEFLLIPCFVLALLINSAFTPLEILWTFSIYLEAVAILPQLFLVSKTGEAESITSHYLFALGSYRALYLLNWIYRYYAEGHYDLIAIFAGAIQTILYCDFFYLYITKVLKGKKLQLPA, encoded by the coding sequence ATGAATATTTTCCGACTCTCCGGTGACTTGTCACATCTGCTTGCGATTATCCTGCTGTTGATAAAGATTTGGAAAACCAGATCATGCGCCGGCATTTCCGGCAAGTCGCAGATTCTGTTCGCCATCGTTTACGTTAGTCGCTACCTGGACCTGGTGACAACGTACATCAGTTTGTACAACACTTTCATGAAGCTGGTCTTCATCAGCGCGGCGATCGCCACGATCTACTTGATGTACGTGAAGTTCAAGGCGACCTACGATCACAATCACGATTCCTTCCGCATCGAATTTCTGCTCATTCCGTGCTTCGTGCTGGCTCTGCTGATAAATAGCGCGTTTACCCCGCTGGAGATTCTGTGGACCTTCTCTATCTACTTAGAAGCGGTCGCCATTCTGCCACAGCTCTTCTTGGTCAGCAAGACCGGCGAGGCGGAAAGCATTACAAGCCACTACCTGTTCGCTCTAGGCTCGTACCGCGCGCTTTATCTGCTGAACTGGATCTACCGATACTATGCTGAGGGGCATTACGATTTGATTGCCATCTTTGCTGGCGCTATACAAACCATCTTATACTGCGATTTCTTTTACCTCTACATTACGAAGGTGCTTAAAGGCAAGAAGCTACAGTTACCAGCATAA